CCGCTAAACAAAATATCGGAGATAAAAGTTTTCAAAAGATCGAATTCTTATAATTTACTGAGTAAAATGCAGATCGAGAAAAGAGAAAAATCTGTAATAAAAAGTTCATAATTGCTTTTAAGAAATTCAAATGATTGTTTGTATTTGTCTTTTTTCAAAAGAATATGCAGGAAGATATTTGTATCAACGAGATACATTTGAACTACTCCACCAATCAGAAATATTATGCTGTAATTCGACCGGTTCGAAATTATCTTTATATTTTTCCAAACCTCCAGCCCAATCTAATTTCAAAGTGTTTTTTTTCTTTTTTTGAGAATATTTGTTTTTCAAGAATTCAGCGAAATCAATCAATTCTTTCCTGGCATTAGAAGGTAATGTATTTAAAATAGATGTTATCTTAGTCACAATTTCTCCTTTTACAAATATCTGTATAAACTAGTGCTTAAACGAAAACCACCGGAATTACAGAAACTTGAATTAAGTTTGCTTTAGCTGGCTTGATTTAAGTTTTCTAATCCGCTGATGCCAGTTAACTTAACTCAAGACTTCGTCTTAAGTCAAGTTTCCTTT
Above is a window of Candidatus Cloacimonadota bacterium DNA encoding:
- a CDS encoding DUF2281 domain-containing protein, which codes for MVTKITSILNTLPSNARKELIDFAEFLKNKYSQKKKKNTLKLDWAGGLEKYKDNFEPVELQHNISDWWSSSNVSR